Within the Drosophila miranda strain MSH22 chromosome Y unlocalized genomic scaffold, D.miranda_PacBio2.1 Contig_Y2_pilon, whole genome shotgun sequence genome, the region CTCTAGGCTCCTGAAGTGCGTCACATATTTCTGTACCTGCCGCACTGACATCTTAATGGGGACGCTGAGATGGATGGGATCCTCGCTCAGCTGGCCCATTTGGGTATTGAGAAATCTGCGCGCATCGTCAATCTCCTTGGCCTTGCGATCGTTGGACCACTTCAGCTCGCGGCCCATAACGTTCGCCACCTGTGGCAGGATTTCGTCCGCCACCTGCACATTGAGGAATGCCACGCGCAGCCGGCGAGCCACCATGTCGACCAATGTGCAGGCATAGTCTCTCACGCCCTACTTTACATCGGCCTCTATGTAGGGAAACTCCGAGTGTAACCTCTTTCCGACTATGGGCCAACCTTTGCCGCTCCTGGTGGCGTTGACGGCCACCTTGAAGGCATTGGAACCGTACGTGTTCGAGAGATGCTCGGCGACATCACGCTCCATACCGAAGTCCCGCACCAACCGTATGAACATCCTTGGTGAACAACCATTGGCACCATCCAGCTTGCAAGCGTCCGCCGTTACCGAATGTGGCCGGAGAACGTCTATATTGCCGTATTTAATGGCAGCGTTGACGGCCTTTTCGGCCAGCATGCGGAACGAAGACCAGGTGCCACCCACAATGGAGACCATGTTCCTGGGACCCAGGTTGACGACGTGATTCTTCAGTAGGGTGTTATTCAGTGATGGCGATTCGACCGGAATTGCCTTGAAGGCGCCCCAAACAGCAAGAACGTCGCACCGGCGCACATCGAAGTGGGGGCTGACAAAATGCTTGATTCCGTCCAGCAGGCACTGcacttctcgctctcgctgcGGCTGTACAGACGTATTTCCAGGCTCATCGAAGACGTCGTTGCTGGTTCCCACGAGAGTGTGTCCCTGCCAGGGAAGAAAGAATATCGAACCACCATCCTTCGTGTGGGGATCGAACACGCCGACATTCTCGGGACAGTAGAAACGCGGAAAGACAGCAATAGAACCCCAGCTGCTAGTGCAAAGCTGCTCTGCCAAGGGATCCTCCATCATGCGCACGCTGTCGCTCAGATTCCCAGCCCCCACTTCGATGTGCGCCGGTGCGACGTTCTTGCTGTTTGGGGTGGCATTTATGACAATCTTCGCCCTTATCTTGTAGAACTTGCCCGTCAGCTGGTCAACGGCCTTGGCGCCGCCAGTATATCCATCCTTGTTCTTGATCAGATTTTCGACTTTCATGTGGTTGCAGATGTCTGCTCCGTAGCGGGCCGACGTCAATGCCACTGAGAGGCACATGCGGGCATCGTCATACTGCTTCTCGTAGAAGATAAAGGCTCCAAAGAGATCCCCTCTTCGCATTATTGGAAATATATCCACAGCCTCCTCGGCGCTGACATACTGGAAGCTCTTTGTTCCCTTAGGAGCCAGCATGTGGTACAAGCTTAGCTCCAGGTAGTAGAGGGGGGCCTGCCACCAGTGATGTATTGGAAGCATGATTGGCACTGGCTGGGTGAGATGCGGCGCCAGATTCCCAATGCTGCTTCGGTCCATCAGAGAGCTCTGCACGCGCCGAAAGGCGGCACGATCGAAACGCCTTATCGCCTGTTCCAAGTCCCTGAAGGCGCCGTGCAACAGCTTGCTGGACTTGGAAGAAGTGCCGCTGCCAAAGTCGTCGGCCTCGACTAGGGCCGTTTTAAGGCCCCGCGTGGCCGCATCCAGGGCGCAACCGGCTCCTACTGCGCCGCCGCCAATGATGAGGACATCGTACATGTTCGATTTGAAGGCGTCCAGGCAAAACTTGCGCGTGGGCAGTTCCCGCTTCATCTGTGGAATCTGCTCCACTCCGTTGGACATATCATCATATGAAAAATTGCTGTTGACCAGCTTGGAGCTGCCAAACATCACTGCCATCTGCAGGATCTTGGCCATTGTGGGGAATGTTCTAGATCTGTCTGGGTTGGCGCCGGTCTACTTCCCTTCGGTTGAGAATATCCACTTGCAGCAGCTGAAATTTAGATATTTAAAATATTGAATTTTTAAATGGTTTCTCCCAGATGAACTAACAAATAAAACTAAATAAgtttttcatttctttttttcaAAATCTGTTCAACGTACACACACATATTagatgttttatttttttatttggttttcgttttgtGTCGCAAAGTTAGAATATCATTAATAACAGAGCTCAAGCCAAGCCCACCGCCTGAAGGAATTACAAAGAGTAAGAGTACAAAAGAAGGTCAAATGCTAAAAAAACATCCAGCAGAATTATCTTTAAAACTTAGGAGAAATGTACTATAAAAAATCACTACGCCCTGCTTTTGCTCCTGTCCATGCAATCATCGGATCCCATTCCATTAACTAATCCTCTACAAGCGTCCGGGTCCAGACCGAGTGTGATTTGTAGATTGCGTGTATACCTAACTAAGTGGTAAGTGGGAGGAACGCGCGGCCGTTCCACTGAAGCAGGCGTAGTCTCTTCTGGCTCCTAATGTCTTCTACTGCTGCTTGGCACTGCCGAAGAAGTACTTGTAGAAGAGGGTGGCCACCAGGCACAGGACCAGGGGCAGCAGCCACGTCTTCATCGAGCTCTCCTCGTTCTGCGTGTCCGTGCTCCAGGTGGGCTCAGACTTCTGCGCTACGCTGGTGCGTTCGCACTCCACCAGCTCTCCGATTTTGTACTTTGTCATCATTTCACGGGCATCGTTGCTGTGTCCCACATCCTCAAAATTCTCTGTGGCATCTTTGCCGGCTTGCTCGATTAGCACTTCCTCGCCGCCGGGATGCTGCAAAAGGAAcggaaaagaaaggaaaataaataTTCGCATACATCATCGTTGCTGGTATTGATATGCTGGCCAAATATGCTAATGAATGACCCTGAAAGAATACACCCACAAGTAACGAAAAAAGGGAACACAAACAGCGAAGATCACGGTGATCGGGCGAATGTTTAAAACATGACCGACTAGTGGTTGTTTCGTTTCCTGggagcggctgcggcagacATTGGAATTAGAAATTAAACTGAAGTGCGAAGCATTGTCATCCACACTATTACTATTTTCAAGCCACAAAATGCAGCGTCATCGTTAGTTTGAGGTTCTAGCCAGCTTATCAAGAGTGCACGAAGCAATCTCAATGATATCAGTGGGGGCGAGGCGGTTTCTTAGACCTGCTTCATCGGGGTGATGGAGTAAAGCAAATGATATGATATTACACCCAATAACAATGGTATTGCGTAGGAATTGTCTACCCACCCAAATGAGATGCAAATGCGGACCCAGGTTTTGCTTAACATTTGGCTACATATACCCATGTGCGCGtacaatacatatgtatgtacatatgtatccaCGTACATAGTTATGAATATTGTGAGCGGATAGTTTCTCAACTCGAAGCGTTGAGCGACTTAAACAGACAAAGCGGAAGGCAACAGCAGTTTCGACAGCTAAAAGGGGGCTCGGATAGATGTGGTGGAGCAGAGAAAAAGCAACGTGCCGATGTCTACTAGAAATTTCTAGTATTATAATCGTCGACGTGTACCAATCTTGTTGTTGTGACCCCAGTCGATTTCTCACCTCGTTCAAAAACGCCGTGACATCGTACACACTGTTGTGGATGAGCAGCCAGGTATCCTTGTTGGTGTTGTGCTTTGCAACATCGGCCCGCGTAAAACTTTTCTTACCATCGCCAGACATGTTGAATGTTGATCACTTGTTGATTTGATTGTTACTACGCGTTGCGTTGCGTTTAATTGTTAATCATTCGAGCTAGTGATGTAAAAAAACATCGATTTTTTTCTGCCGATGTTTACTGATGTTATCCGATGTTTTTGCTGCTAACGATGTTGAGTGATGCATTGATGTTTTGCAAAACATCGGTAGTTTAATTTCATATCATTGCGTATTTGTCGTCTGTAAGCAGCAACACAGCAATGACGTAAACATATTTGACTTAAAAtgtgttaaagttattttatttgtaagacagcagaagatcagtatacagaattatatgtgcttccgagtaacatacgcaagagacagacgccaaaagaagaatatcgatatgagaatgAGAATGAGATATGAGCATGATATGCTATCATCTCATCGGTTGGCAGATACGCAATGTTgacttcacctctcttgagaacctctcgaatatgatgtatcttgacgtcgatgtgctttgtacgtgcatgaaacatggggtttctagcaagctgctgtgctccaatgttgtcgccgtacatctgaatagctgactccttggacatcagcttcaagtcaatcagtaggctgcgaaagtatatcgcctcttttgctgcagatgataaggctatgtactctgcctccgtggaactgagggcaaccgtcgattgctttcttgactcccaagaaaccgctcctcctgccaacatgcatacatagccagtgaatgactttcggttcgtcatatcacttgcccaatctgcatcaacaaaacactcaattgcctttccttgctttgtgtagcatatctcccagtcgatagtttttgccaaatatcgaaggatgtgcttggctgccgcttcatgctcggaatggggatccttgttacgttgtgctaatttgttcaccgaatgcgcaatgtccggacgagtcataacagcaagataagataactctccaattagcttttggaacgatgtgatgtcgaccctgcggcagtcctctttgttgcatgccacctggtaaccagcttaaagaggcgtggacgtctgtcgacaatctttcaaattgtactgtTCGAGCAACGGAAGTTGCTGATTGAAATCGCacccgtactgccttcacgtttcacctcaatacctaaaaagtattgcataggcccgatgtcaaccacatcaaattctgctgcgatctttatcttgatatcagatatatcatcTAGTTCCTTGCacgccaaaataatgtcatctacgtagacagctattagacacatatttttacctggcttacaatacagacatggttcgttgacagtcggtataaaaccaatgcgtctcagcgttgcatccaacgtagagttccacactcttcctgattgttttaggccatatatacttttgtgaagcctcaaaacgtgatttgggtgaacttcgctgatgaagccctcaggttgtctcataaaaacctcatcttccaattcgccgttgagatacgccgtgacaacatccatttgatgtaggtggagaccatgttcgactgcaagtgcaattatcaacctgatagttgcgtggcgtacaactggtgcaaatgtttccttgtagtcgatcccgtagcgttggctacaacctttcgccaccagacgtgatttgagcctgttcacgcttccatccggattggacttaactgcgtaagcccatctgcatccaatggactttttcccactaggcaatttagtaagcgaccacgtgccgttcttcacgagagattcgtactcgtccttcattgatgctttccatatctcgcctccagtagaccgttcagcttgtgcgtagttttgtggaacttgtacgtctgctgccagtatcgcattgagcatatgatactgcttccttggtcgtcctggtttgcccgtccgtactacggttgggcgtcctggtcctcttattggttctggaattacaagaatgtcattactagacctaatctcctcctgattttctggctcattttctggatctttaaattgctcgctatccatttcgggttcagagtcctggttttgttgaacctcaattgatgccatgtcattggaacatgatgcatctagtttgcccccttcaggttctacaaaaatgacatccctactctctacgagtttcctggtttctttactgaccaaacggtatgctttggctgtatccgagtagcccaccattatattctctaagcctttctgtgcgaactttgatttctttgttttatctagagctatcgctactgagccaaaaactcttaaatgcgataccactggctttctacctgtccatgtttcaaaaggtgtcaccccactcaagcagctgcttgccactctatttcgcaaatacgtggcagttcgaatcgcttttgcccaatagcattcacttaacccagcatgcagcagcatacttcttgccatttctaccaatgttctgttggccctttctgcaactccgttttgttgaggtgtatatggcactgttaagtttcgctttattccattttggtttaggtaattatcaaaaacgtttgatatgtattctcggccattgtcgcttcgtaaaaccttgacttttctcccagcctcgaaaacctgatctttggtttttaggaaacttactgatacatatcttgaacaatcatcaataaatgtggcgaaatatcgattgcctcccattgactgcttttgcattggaccgcatacatcagtatatattaagtctagaacgccctttgacctgtttgtgctcgattgaaatggttgcacgcaaattttactttttgcgcatgttgcacacacttgttttggcttgtatatgcccttgagacctattaccatctccttgttaaccatttcctttaatgcgtcaaaatgtacgtggccgaacctattgtgccatttgaatgcatatgcctcaacatttacaatgttcatacacttttcctgattgtcctgaaacataaacaatccattttccagatgtgcctttatacctatttttccgttttcaaaaatcatcgcttgatttttctcaaacacaactttttttccatgttttaatagttttgtaaccgatataaaattgtactgcaaatctggtaccaagataaccttttccagcgtaacggatctatcaccgaactttacttgaacagttccatgcccttcagcaataagtgatttaccgccggctaaaaatactttttgattatcttccgtgaacgacacaaagcgttccttgtcacaacatagatgcgccgttgcgccactgtctatgaaccatgcatttaacatctggtcatttggcttagctaaacttaggattggtacatatttttctggttccactttggcatattcggttacgcaaagcattgtacccaatctttccccgcttttactgtttgcgcccttgttgtttgctccttcctgcttgcttttagcacggcattccgatttaaaatgcccttcctttccgcacttaaaacactttttgcccttcttaaagtttttcttaaaattgttgttgtcataactgacgtgtagttccgcgctacttgtaatttccttgctagtgctatcttcctgcctattcgcttcttcagaaatttttatttttatcatgctcaagctcggcaaatcatctcgcgtctcaatcgcaacaacaaaactttcatacgatttaggcaaaccatttagcaacacaactgataagatcttttcatcaacctttatgttgacctctgctaaagcctcgtgtaccacctggaatttccgcaaatattcctgtgcacttataccatccgacatttttaacgtcaacaattgtttgatcctttagttcaaaagctgcacgttgctcatttgttgcactttcactaagctcaattttaccactgacgattggccacaaatcattttgtatgagaacacttctcatcaaaacttcccatgtgctataattgttttcgtccagcttctcaatattgaaattcatatttccactcattttttatacttattgtcccacagtgcaaaatttgtaactgtcgatcgtctcatgcacaaagcaactacgacgacaatactgttgtccgtgtctttcttttgttttttcgttttctcttaagtatccctccgagttgctatttacacacacacactcgggaTTTTCTAAggcttggtatacacacttttgggtatacacactcgcggttttgtgcggcttggcatacgcactttttggtatacacacttgagtctccgttcgcttttgtgtttcttgatccgttgggacTGCTTCATTTTGAACTTTAAACCACGGCAACGGTCCGATTCGCTGCAAAATTCTAATCAAAAAAACATAATGCGAATCTCCGTTgaatttgttcaacttgttcttttgcctttctatgtacaca harbors:
- the LOC108158100 gene encoding LOW QUALITY PROTEIN: glycerol-3-phosphate dehydrogenase, mitochondrial (The sequence of the model RefSeq protein was modified relative to this genomic sequence to represent the inferred CDS: substituted 1 base at 1 genomic stop codon); translation: MAKILQMAVMFGSSKLVNSNFSYDDMSNGVEQIPQMKRELPTRKFCLDAFKSNMYDVLIIGGGAVGAGCALDAATRGLKTALVEADDFGSGTSSKSSKLLHGAFRDLEQAIRRFDRAAFRRVQSSLMDRSSIGNLAPHLTQPVPIMLPIHHWWQAPLYYLELSLYHMLAPKGTKSFQYVSAEEAVDIFPIMRRGDLFGAFIFYEKQYDDARMCLSVALTSARYGADICNHMKVENLIKNKDGYTGGAKAVDQLTGKFYKIRAKIVINATPNSKNVAPAHIEVGAGNLSDSVRMMEDPLAEQLCTSSWGSIAVFPRFYCPENVGVFDPHTKDGGSIFFLPWQGHTLVGTSNDVFDEPGNTSVQPQREREVQCLLDGIKHFVSPHFDVRRCDVLAVWGAFKAIPVESPSLNNTLLKNHVVNLGPRNMVSIVGGTWSSFRMLAEKAVNAAIKYGNIDVLRPHSVTADACKLDGANGCSPRMFIRLVRDFGMERDVAEHLSNTYGSNAFKVAVNATRSGKGWPIVGKRLHSEFPYIEADVKXGVRDYACTLVDMVARRLRVAFLNVQVADEILPQVANVMGRELKWSNDRKAKEIDDARRFLNTQMGQLSEDPIHLSVPIKMSVRQVQKYVTHFRSLEENNTGYVTINNCCKAMKAMGVKEVPVDLMHYVLRDIDCHAQGKVNLYEFLLLMSAVVQGDTEYLRYAKICVDQKLMSVSNHHPHTVPVERACGGL
- the LOC117193040 gene encoding cytochrome b5-like, with translation MSGDGKKSFTRADVAKHNTNKDTWLLIHNSVYDVTAFLNEHPGGEEVLIEQAGKDATENFEDVGHSNDAREMMTKYKIGELVECERTSVAQKSEPTWSTDTQNEESSMKTWLLPLVLCLVATLFYKYFFGSAKQQ